The Malassezia japonica chromosome 8, complete sequence genome includes a window with the following:
- the RIM2_2 gene encoding Pyrimidine nucleotide transporter, mitochondrial (EggNog:ENOG503NV2Q; BUSCO:EOG09263HED; COG:C), with protein MSERQRTPPGWLHFAAGGAGGMCGAIITSPLDVVKTRLQSDLYRHRAEIAVSQRGVTGVIMRGCMHFADTGSLLVEIARREGTPALFKGLGPTLVGVIPARAINFYTYGNGKQILADTFNKGQESAMVHLSAAALAGVITATATNPIWVVKTRLQLESQQVEARSRAARAEAVGIHRGARPVPKTVDPAVSQARRSIVTSPLRPSRFFQTRPPQHPGTNALSMTMSILRTEGVRGLYKGLSASYLGVSESTIQWVLYEQLKRWDPPPADAPGSRWVHTISAAGTAKLVATVITYPHEVIRTRLRQQPEHGRLKYTGLVQTCALVWREEGLAALYGGLSAHLMRVIPNAIVTFSIYELVLMLGSR; from the exons ATGAGCGAGCGCCAACGCACCCCCCCGGGATGGCTGCACTTTGCCGCAGGAGG TGCGGGCGGCATGTGCGGAGCCATTATTACGTCGCCACTCGACGTCGTCAAGACGCGCCTGCAGTCGGACCTCTAccgccaccgcgccgagatcGCCGTGTCCCAGCGGGGCGTCACGGGGGTGATTATGCGCGGCTGCATGCACTTTGCGGATACGGGGAGCTTGCTAGT TGAAATCGCTCGCCGCGagggcacgccggcgctctTCAAGGGACTCGggccgacgctcgtcggcgtcaTTCCCGCACGCGCCATCAACTTTTACACCTACGGCAACGGCAAGCAGATCCTTGCGGATACCTTTAATAAGGGCCAAGAGTCGGCGATGGTGCACctcagcgccgcggcgctcgccggcgtcATTACGGCCACAGCCACCAACCCGATCTGGGTAGTCAAGACGCGGCTCCAGCTCGAGTcgcagcaggtcgaggcacgctcacgcgcggcgcgcgccgaagcTGTCGGCATAcaccgcggcgcacggccagtGCCCAAGACGGTCGACCCGGCAGTAAGCCAGGCCCGCCGCTCGATCGTCACGTCGCCCttgcggccgtcgcgcttcttccagacgcgcccgccgcagcaCCCGGGCACAAATGCGCTGAGCATGACCATGAGCATCCTGCGCACAGAAGGCGTGCGGGGACTGTACAAGGGCCTCAGCGCATCGTACCTCGGCGTCTCGGAAAGCACCATCCAGTGGGTGCTGTACGAGCAGCTGAAGCGCTGGGACCCCCCGCCTGCCGACGCCCCCGGCTCGCGGTGGGTGCACACGATCTCTGCGGCGGGCACCGccaagctcgtcgcgacCGTCATTACGTATCCCCACGAGGTGAtccgcacgcgcctgcggcagcagcccgagcacggccggcTGAAGTACACCGGCCTCGTCCAGACCTGTGCGCTGGTCTGGCGCGAAGAGgggctcgcggcgctgtacGGCGGCCTCAGCGCGCACCTCATGCGCGTGATTCCGAACGCGATCGTCACGTTCTCGATCTACGAACTGGTGCTCATGCTGGGGTCGCGGTAG
- the OCA1 gene encoding protein-tyrosine-phosphatase (COG:V; EggNog:ENOG503NV1U) — translation MLVPPPNFGMVEESLYRSGQPDQLNFPFLEKLGLKSVIWLAPEEPEIGFQHFCADQNIEVHHLGVLYSTNAWDPITEEIVLQALHLLVQPSTYPCLVMCNLGRHRTGTVIGCLRKLQKWNLSAILEEYRRFAGPKVRVMNEQFIELFDEELVFGDNDA, via the exons ATGCTTGTCCCGCCGCCGAACTTTGGCATGGTGGAAGAGAGTCTGTACCGCTCAGGGCAGCCGGATCAGCTCAACTTTCCTTTTCTCGAGAAGTTGGGCTTAAAGAGTGTCATCTGGCTCGCTCCGGAGGAGCCCGAGATTGGAtt CCAGCACTTTTGTGCGGACCAAAACATCGAGGTGCAccacctcggcgtgctgtACAGCACCAATGCGTGGGACCCGATTACAGAAGAGATTGtgctccaggcgctgcacctccTCGTGCAGCCGAGCACCTACCCCTGCCTGGTGATGTGCAACCTGGGCCGGCATCGCACCGGCACCGTGATCGGCTgcctgcgcaagctgcaAAAGTGGAACTTGAGCGCGATCCTCGAAGAATACCGTCGGTTTGCCGGCCCCAAGGTCCGTGTAATGAACGAGCAGTTCATCGAgctctttgacgaggaACTCGTCTTTGGCGATAATGATGCATAG
- the ADE4 gene encoding amidophosphoribosyltransferase (EggNog:ENOG503NUVG; BUSCO:EOG092621CP; COG:F; MEROPS:MER0011806), protein MCGIIAILQQQGHAASEIHEGLGLLQHRGQDAAGIVTCGKGGRFYQCKANGMVRDVFEPHNLANLHGSMGVGHVRYPTAGSFAHSEAQPFYVNSPYGIVFAHNGNTVNQDDLRRTLDTEAHRHINTDSDSELLLNVFAYHLQSTGKFRINEEDIFTAVQGLMKEAVGGYACVAMIAGFGIIAFRDPHGIRPLGMSTRKSETPAPNGHGLDYCFASESVVGDALNFEHFEDVRPGEAIIVTKTAMTRRILHSAPAPNTFTPDIFEYVYFARPDSVIDGVSVYRSRMAMGDSLAEQVKRELIDQGEEVDVVIPVPDTSRVAALQLAQRLTIPYREGFVKNRYVGRTFIMPGQSVRRKNVRRKLNAMALEFAGKSVLLVDDSIVRGTTSLEIIQMARDAGAKKVFMASCAPPIRFSNVYGIDMPSRNELVAHNRSIQEVADTIQADAVVYQPLDELIKSVQSLNPKLTKFDCSIFDGEYVTGGVDEAYLSRLESARADNNKAKKAAQNVGSAAVAAETEAQVSCSGPMNGAEDIGLYNGWTR, encoded by the exons ATGTGTGGGATTATTGCGAtcctgcagcagcagggCCACGCAGCCAGCGAGATCCACGAGGGACTCGGACTTTTGCAGCACCGCGGACAGGATGCGGCGGGTATTGTGACGTGCGGCAAAGGCGGCCGCTTCTACCAGTGCAAGGCGAACGGGATGGTGCGCGACGTTTTCGAGCCGCACAACCTCGCGAACCTGCACGGCTCGATGGGTGTCGGTCATG TTCGTTACCCCACCGCCGGCTCGTTTGCGCACTCCGAGGCGCAGCCCTTCTATGTGAACAGCCCGTATGGCATTGTGTTTGCGCACAATGGCAACACGGTGAACCAAGACGACctccgccgcacgctcgacaccgaggcgcaccgccaCATTAACAcggactcggactcggaGCTGCTGCTGAACGTCTTTGCGTACCACCTGCAAAGCACCGGCAAGTTCCGCATCAACGAGGAGGATATCTTTACCGCCGTGCAGGGTCTGATGAAGGAGGCCGTCGGTGGCTACGCCTGTGTGGCAATGATCGCCGGCTTTGGCATTATCGCATTCCGGGACCCCCACGGCATCCGCCCGCTCGGCATGAGCACGCGCAAGTCGGagacgcccgcgccgaaCGGCCACGGCCTCGACTACTGCTtcgcgagcgagagcgtggtcggcgacgcgctcaacTTTGAGCACTTTGAGGACGTGCGTCCGGGCGAGGCGATTATCGTCACCAAGACGGCCATGACGCGCCGCATTCTGCACTCGGCCCCCGCGCCCAACACCTTTACGCCGGACATTTTCGAGTACGTGTACTTTGCGCGCCCCGACAGCGTGATCGACGGGGTGAGCGTGTACCGCAGCCGCATGGCGATGGGCGACAGCCTTGCGGAGCAGGTTAAGCGTGAGCTGATCGACCAAGGCGAGGAAGTCGACGTGGTGATTCCGGTGCCGgacacgtcgcgcgtcgccgcgctgcagctcgcgcagcgtctcaCCATCCCCTACCGCGAGGGCTTTGTGAAGAACCGCTACGTGGGCCGCACCTTTATCATGCCCGGccagagcgtgcgccggaaAAATGTGCGCCGGAAGCTGAACGCAATGGCGCTCGAGTTTGCGGGCAagagcgtgctgctcgtcgacgactCGATTgtgcgcggcacgaccTCGCTCGAGATTATCCAAatggcgcgcgacgcgggcgcGAAAAAGGTCTTTATGGCGAgttgcgcgccgccgatccgCTTCTCGAACGTGTACGGTATCGACATGCCGAGCCGCAACGAGCTTGTGGCGCATAACCGCTCGATCCAGGAGGTGGCGGACACCATCCAGGCCGACGCGGTGGTCTACcagccgctcgacgagctgatCAAGAGCGTCCAGAGCCTGAACCCCAAGCTCACCAAGTTTGACTGCTCCATCTTTGACGGCGAGTACGTCacgggcggcgtcgacgaggcctACCTCAGCCGCCTcgagagcgcgcgcgcagacAACAacaaggccaagaaggcCGCGCAAAACGTGGGCAgtgccgccgtcgccgccgagaccgaggcgcaggtgTCGTGCAGCGGCCCGATGAACGGCGCGGAGGATATCGGCCTGTACAATGGCTGGACACGCTAG
- a CDS encoding uncharacterized protein (COG:S; TransMembrane:1 (i90-111o); EggNog:ENOG503NXU0): protein MRDRPSGELDEAEAQQLILHHIDADDYGRPVVHSVPTAGGHEDQPYDPSRSVEAKMQGRKANDDDIEKTGRPEWLSKVSLESVPRPFRRVVAAAAAAAFLLLLFGVFYFALGPHAPPHETTHASPQNVVEEAHAKPSLGTYIGYPGTYKTGVPPEYAQEMDPAPSKTRGVSPIQTGVPGFGESFNPFRHMGPLSPYYSAQWGSVDNAKYLVTPRMSSGVCTLSQVHILHRHGSRYPTGGAPTQLVRDLVKKRGETHAEFSGPLAFLNTYEYRVGEELLVPLGREQLHMSGVKSAIDYGALAERDLKQNKKLFVRTGSQQRIVDSALAWSAGFWGNPWPEKTDFEVQIEENHFNTTLAPNFACSAAAESFAVQDYVNEYLAHTTAELQKHAKNVKLTPMLVHGMQQLCSYDTVAFGQSPFCSLFSEADWRGYEFAWDQRFFYDYGPGAEAGAAMGLGWVNEFVSRLTHTPWNAATQTSENATFNRDPKLFPVDRAIYADFTHDSVLTSVLAALRLKEFAKPPVLADKKRTFRTSHVVPFSARMIFEKYDCAAPLGKRDATSYMRMKLNDAIVPLGQLSKCPERADGLCPLSDFLASLADRNDQGWWDKCEK from the exons ATGCGGGACCGGCCCAGTGGAgagctggacgaggcggaggcCCAGCAGCTgat CCTTCACCATATCGATGCAGACGACTACGGGCGTCCGGTAGTGCACTCTGTGCCGACCGCGGGCGGTCACGAGGACCAGCCGTACGATCCGAGCCGCTCGGTCGAGGCCAAGATGCAGGGGCGCAAGGCAAACGACGACGATATTGAAAAGACGGGGCGCCCCGAGTGGCTCAGCAAGGTGAGCCTCGAGAGCGTTCCGCGTCCCTTTCGCCgggtcgtcgcggcggcggcggcagccgcGTTCCTGCTCCTGCTCTTTGGCGTGTTCTACTTTGCCCTcgggccgcacgcgccaccGCACGAAAcgacgcacgcctcgccgcAAAACGTCGTAGAAGAGGCGCACGCCAagccgtcgctcggcacgtaCATCGGTTACCCTGGCACGTACAAGACCGGCGTACCCCCCGAATATGCGCAGGAGATGGACCCTGCGCCGTCCAAGACACgcggcgtctcgccgaTCCAGACCGGCGTGCCCGGCTTTGGCGAGTCGTTCAACCCATTTCGGCACATGGGGCCGCTATCGCCGTACTATTCTGCGCAGTGGGGCTCGGTCGACAATGCCAAGTACCTCGTGACGCCGCGCatgtcgagcggcgtgtgcaCACTCTCCCAGGTGCACATTCTGCACCGCCACGGCTCGCGGTACcccaccggcggcgccccgacgcagctcgtgcgcgatCTCGTCAAGAAGCGTGGCgagacgcacgccgagtTCTCTGGTCCCTTGGCGTTTTTGAACACGTACGAGTACCgtgtcggcgaggagctcctcgtgccgctcggccgcgagcagctgcatATGTCCGGCGTCAAGTCCGCGATCGACTATGGCGCGCTGGCGGAGCGTGATCTGAAGCAGAACAAGAAGCTGTTTgtgcgcaccggcagccagcagcgcattgTCGACAGCGCCCTCGCCTGGTCGGCCGGTTTCTGGGGCAACCCCTGGCCGGAAAAGACCGACTTTGAAGTGCAGATCGAGGAGAACCACTTTAacacgacgctcgcgcccaACTttgcgtgcagcgccgcggccgagtcGTTTGCCGTGCAGGACTATGTCAACGAATACCTGGCGCACAccaccgccgagctgcagaaGCATGCCAAGAATGTAAAGCTCACGCCGATGCTCGTGCACGGCATGCAGCAGCTGTGCTCGTACGACACGGTGGCCTTTGGCCAGAGCCCCTTTTGCAGCCTCTTTTCCGAAGCGGACTGGCGTGGCTACGAGTTTGCGTGGGACCAGCGCTTCTTTTACGACTACggccccggcgccgaggccggcgccgcgatgGGCCTCGGGTGGGTGAACGAGTTTGTGAGCCGCTTGACGCACACGCCATGGAACGCGGCGACACAGACGTCGGAGAATGCGACCTTTAACCGCGACCCCAAGCTCTTCCCGGTGGACCGTGCGATCTACGCCGACTTTACGCACGACTCGGTGCTGACAAGCgtccttgcggcgctgcgcctcaaGGAGTTTGCCAAGCCGCCGGTGCTGGCCGACAAGAAGCGCACGTTCCGCACGTCGCACGTCGTGCCCTTCTCTGCGCGCATGATCTTTGAAAAGTACgactgcgcggcgccgctcgggaAGCGAGACGCGACGTCGTACATGCGCATGAAGCTCAACGACGCCatcgtgccgctcggccagctGTCCAAGTGCCCCGAGCGCGCGGACGGGCTGTGCCCCCTGAGCGACTTCctcgcctcgctcgccgaccgcaACGACCAGGGCTGGTGGGACAAGTGTGAAAAATAG
- a CDS encoding uncharacterized protein (EggNog:ENOG503NVJ6; COG:S) — protein MSGKSVETCTALCKMPGILYGTAWKDTQTTQLVFTAFLYGFRGVDTAAQRKHYREDLVGEGVLQASKQLGLSRGDVWLQTKFTPVSGQDTSGPLPYDLHAPVAEQVCASFQSSLKNLHPESKIPSVTDLVAKYAVTARGNQGKNLGPPPKQEVYIDSYLLHSPLSTLESTLEAWHVLEALVDTGLVRQIGLSNVYDPQIFQTLFQLARIKPSVVQNRWHSSTGHDVSLLPLLSPTLSPNAFPPAASVGDEPPHGVTYQPFWTLTGNQRLVESDTVAVLAIKHSLTPAQVIYAYVHQGLGIPGLSTCVLSGTKDEKHMEEAVRAVSLDPWEEDDLTALRSELYGE, from the exons ATGTCCGGCAAGTCGGTCGAGACGTGTACCGCCCTGTGCAAAATGCCTGGGATATTGTATGGTACCGCCTGGAAAGACACCCAGACGACCCAGCTCGTGTTTACTGCGTTTCTGTATGGCTTCCGTGGCGTAgacacggcggcgcagcgcaagcactACCGCGAAGACTTGGTCGGCGAGGGTGTGTTGCAGGCCAGCAAGCAGTTGGGCCTTTCCCGTGGCGATGTGTGGCTGCAGACCAA ATTCACGCCCGTGTCGGGTCAGGATACCAGTGGCCCCCTTCCGTACGACCTGCATGCGCCGGTTGCGGAACAGGTCTGTGCGAGCTTCCAGAGCAGTCTAAAGAACCTGCATCCCGAGTCAAAGATCCCCTCGGTGACCGATCTCGTGGCCAAGTACGCAGTCACGGCGCGTGGCAACCAAGGCAAGAATCTCGGCCCACCCCCCAAGCAGGAGGTGTACATTGACAGCTACCTGTTGCACTCGCCGCTGAGCACGCTCGAgagcacgctcgaggcatggcatgtgctcgaggcgcttgtcgACACTGGGCTCGTTCGCCAAATCGGCCTGAGCA ATGTCTATGATCCCCAGATCTTTCAGACGCTGTTCCAGCTTGCACGCATCAAGCCGAGTGTCGTGCAGAACCGCTGGCACAGCTCTACTGGCCACGACGTGTCGCTCCTTCCCCTTCTTTCGCCGACGCTCTCGCCGAACGCGTTCCCCcccgcggcgtcggtcggcgacgagccgccgcacggcgtgACCTACCAGCCGTTCTGGACACTCACTGGAAACCAACGCCTGGTTGAGTCGGACACGgtcgcggtgctcgcgaTCAAGCACAGCCTGACGCCTGCGCAGGTCATTTATGCGTACGTGCACCAAGGCCTCGGCATCCCTGGCCTGTCGACGTGCGTGCTGAGCGGCACGAAAGACGAAAAGCATATGGAGGAGGCCGTGCGTGCCGTCTCCCTGGACCCCTGGGAGGAGGACGATCTGACCGCGCTCCGGTCGGAGCTCTATGGCGAGTAG